The following are encoded together in the Culex pipiens pallens isolate TS chromosome 1, TS_CPP_V2, whole genome shotgun sequence genome:
- the LOC120412954 gene encoding GATOR complex protein NPRL2 — protein sequence MATINQTNQFYEGCGREGPIRCILLSEFHAVAGSKISCQVPENYIAKEVFDSIRFFIIPKPQLQRCTLTVNALGHKVIGYPVKIDHTRYPRNAFYFNLCFVCDSWARSVQYEAVVKKLSEYLLMMEEETSFLSNPDNNTRIQNLLSCILRDLNEKQVATIVEGETTIYLKIVRLKPDPPPVQDHQVPLICKGFENISLEAWDLTTQQVIPFINGINHVARIAAEADVENQLVKSCIQNLVYYGVVQLLPLLKYSNVYMCTRNLQNLSKDRQFAEDCRHYVKLQTEKETPRLPSLHKILQLYSQMTHGVTLRALCQRLCPRDNAIDERKLVTFGLQHCLIRCINKYPIFTGSYPSARHKLYTGLNSLDEICCKTGLTPSRIEEDIDVDSNVTVIWK from the exons ATGGCCACCATCAACCAGACGAACCAGTTCTACGAGGGTTGCGGCCGCGAGGGTCCCATCCGGTGCATCTTGCTGAGCGAGTTCCACGCCGTGGCGGGCTCCAAGATTAGCTGCCAGGTGCCGGAGAACTACATCGCCAAGGAGGTGTTCGACTCGATCCGGTTCTTCATCATTCCGAAGCCCCAGCTGCAGCGATGCACGTTGACGGT GAACGCCCTTGGCCACAAGGTTATCGGCTACCCGGTGAAGATTGACCACACTCGCTACCCGAGGAATGCATTTTACTTCAATCTTTGTTTCGTGTGCGACAGTTGGGCTCGTTCCGTGCAGTACGAAGCCGTCGTAAAGAAACTATCCGAATACCTGCTGATGATGGAGGAGGAAACTTCTTTCTTGTCCAATCCGGACAACAACACCCGCATCCAGAACCTGCTAAGCTGTATCCTGCGAGATCTGAACGAGAAGCAGGTAGCTACCATCGTTGAAGGAGAAACCACAATCTATCTTAAGATTGTTCGTCTCAAACCGGATCCACCCCCAGTTCAAGATCACCAAGTCCCGCTCATCTGCAAGGGCTTCGAGAACATATCGCTTGAAGCGTGGGACCTCACCACCCAACAGGTCATCCCGTTCATCAACGGCATCAACCACGTGGCTCGCATCGCCGCCGAAGCCGACGTCGAGAACCAGCTGGTCAAGTCCTGCATCCAGAACCTGGTCTACTACGGCGTCGTTCAGCTACTCCCCCTCCTAAAATACAGTAACGTCTACATGTGCACCCGTAACCTGCAGAACCTCAGCAAAGACCGCCAGTTTGCGGAAGACTGTCGTCACTACGTGAAGCTCCAAACGGAAAAGGAAACCCCTCGCCTTCCGTCCCTCCACAAAATCCTCCAACTGTACTCCCAAATGACGCACGGAGTCACCCTGCGGGCACTCTGTCAACGGCTCTGCCCGCGGGACAACGCAATCGACGAGCGGAAGCTGGTCACGTTTGGGCTGCAGCATTGCCTTATTCGGTGCATCAACAAGTATCCGATCTTTACGGGGTCCTATCCGAGTGCGAGGCATAAACTGTACACCGGGTTGAATAGTTTGGACGAGATTTGCTGCAAGACTGGGCTGACGCCCAGCAGGATCGAGGAGGACATCGATGTGGACTCGAATGTGACGGTGATTTGGAAGTGA